One window from the genome of Pyrobaculum ferrireducens encodes:
- a CDS encoding 30S ribosomal protein S26e — protein sequence MPKKRKNRGRKKGDKGREPYVHCDNCGKVMPRSKSVRVTVPHSPVPPDLARELEKQGAIISRYLVTKTYCINCAVFFGIIKVRSREERKKKIPLQQVV from the coding sequence ATGCCTAAAAAGAGGAAGAATCGAGGTAGGAAAAAAGGCGACAAGGGCCGGGAGCCCTATGTCCACTGCGATAACTGCGGCAAGGTTATGCCTAGGTCGAAGTCTGTGAGGGTAACAGTTCCGCATTCCCCGGTGCCTCCAGATTTGGCGAGAGAGCTGGAGAAACAGGGCGCCATAATCTCCCGGTATTTGGTGACCAAGACCTACTGTATAAACTGCGCCGTCTTCTTCGGCATAATAAAGGTAAGGTCTAGGGAGGAGAGGAAGAAGAAAATACCGCTTCAGCAAGTCGTTTGA
- a CDS encoding tRNA (pseudouridine-N1)-methyltransferase, giving the protein MSFLIKSDVACPWSISPEELVKNRLDVLVDFVVESIRGGAREVYVMLCDGTTYRVSAAPPLRAREAARWLLSNPPFKTNLKALVGRYRNVYYLHERGRDVSEVKLDGEGLYVFGDHDGLSREDEEFLEKHATRVSLGATPYMSWQAAAYLAYLLRRLSLI; this is encoded by the coding sequence TTGAGCTTTTTAATAAAAAGCGACGTAGCTTGTCCCTGGTCGATAAGCCCGGAGGAGCTTGTGAAAAACCGACTTGACGTGTTAGTTGACTTCGTTGTTGAGTCTATCAGAGGGGGAGCCCGCGAGGTGTATGTAATGTTGTGCGACGGCACAACTTACCGGGTGTCTGCGGCGCCTCCGCTCAGGGCCCGCGAGGCGGCCAGGTGGTTGCTCTCGAATCCGCCTTTTAAAACCAACCTAAAGGCCCTCGTGGGGAGGTATAGAAACGTGTACTACCTCCATGAACGTGGCAGAGACGTCTCGGAGGTGAAGCTGGACGGCGAGGGGCTGTATGTATTCGGCGACCACGACGGGCTGAGCCGCGAAGACGAGGAGTTTTTGGAAAAACACGCCACCCGGGTCTCGCTGGGCGCGACGCCCTACATGTCTTGGCAAGCCGCGGCGTACTTGGCATATTTATTGAGACGATTAAGTTTAATATAG
- a CDS encoding CDP-alcohol phosphatidyltransferase family protein produces the protein MVLERLRKRINLDALGRYIPVNPNVLTLLSVLAAWGGVLPVWLSAAPPWLFIAASGVLDVLDGAVARSSGRASRRGAFIDSYLDRYTDAAYILYFWNYVDHLAAFLALLGTFAISYARCRGESLGVEVRGVGFMERGERVLYLLALSLVLGFFPQLVNPLMYLYTLLVNSAAAYRGYAVFKKLKLS, from the coding sequence GTGGTGTTGGAGCGGTTGAGGAAGAGAATTAACCTAGACGCCTTGGGTAGATACATCCCAGTAAACCCAAACGTCTTAACTCTCCTGTCTGTACTTGCGGCCTGGGGTGGGGTCTTGCCGGTGTGGCTGTCCGCCGCGCCGCCTTGGCTCTTCATAGCGGCCTCCGGCGTCTTGGATGTGTTAGACGGCGCAGTTGCCCGTAGTAGCGGCAGGGCATCTAGAAGGGGCGCGTTCATAGATTCGTACCTGGATAGATATACAGACGCGGCCTACATACTCTACTTCTGGAACTACGTAGATCATCTCGCCGCGTTTTTAGCCCTCTTGGGAACCTTCGCGATAAGTTACGCGCGGTGCAGGGGGGAGTCTCTGGGGGTGGAGGTCAGGGGGGTCGGCTTCATGGAGCGGGGAGAGAGAGTTCTCTATCTCCTAGCACTCTCGTTGGTGCTGGGTTTCTTCCCCCAGCTCGTCAACCCGTTGATGTACCTATACACGCTTCTGGTCAACTCCGCGGCGGCGTATAGAGGCTACGCCGTTTTTAAAAAACTGAAGCTCTCCTAA
- a CDS encoding DNA-directed DNA polymerase I: MAEFEEEFEEFEQEEVREYEGEAIEEGKIKGIVSATAPPSIVLSVVYDGAEGKALVKLYDPVTDNVYYWYDTTSHKPYLIATKTPEEIMEKFPSVLRHPGFSHFGVEEKYDALNDRRILVTKVYAKDPLSVGGGRNSLRDILKETWESRIKYHHSYLFDRNVIPGMWYRSNGGGLTPIEISIPTEVKFSLANIFKQEHGKVAEEWIPLFQAPIPHIKRVAIDVEVYTPQENKIPDPKSAEYEIISVALVGSDGLRRVLMLRRPGRDAELRYRPDYEILFFDSEYDLLMEVFKTIVQYPIVITFNGDNFDLPYLYNRAIALGIPKEDLPIAAKRDYVSVAPGVHIDMFKFFAIKAIEAYAFGGVYRGERGLDGIAYAILGVGKVERQKNVSRMGYWELAEYNYRDALITLYFTLYNNEMVMKLIILLSRIAKMPIEDITRSQVSAWIRNMLYYEHRRRGWLIPNKEDILNVKGQTHTKAIIKGKKYAGAVVLDPPLGIFFDVYVLDFASLYPSIISKWNLSYETVNCRQDAERPIPELPHTVCRDKPGLTSTLVGILRDLRVHVYKKLAKKAPTPAERQLYDVVQSAMKVFINASYGVFGAETFPLYCPPVAELTTALARYIMTSTVLKATELGLIPVYGDTDSLFLWNVSEEKLKKLVAYTEELGIDIELDKVYKFVMFSGRKKNYLGVTSDGSVIVKGIVAKKRNAPPLVKELVEEIIESLKNINTVEDITKVRDAVVAMVKDTETKIRERKTTLDKLGIKIVLNKNLNEYTKNKPQHVKAAEQLLKYGINVGRGDAIVLIKTKDAIGVKPIQLARIDEIDEKKYLEYINTSLEQILEAMGVSIEELRGATRLL; the protein is encoded by the coding sequence GTGGCCGAGTTTGAGGAGGAGTTTGAAGAGTTTGAACAAGAAGAGGTCAGAGAGTACGAGGGCGAAGCCATAGAGGAGGGGAAGATAAAGGGCATAGTCTCTGCCACGGCGCCGCCCTCTATCGTGCTGTCGGTTGTTTACGACGGGGCGGAGGGCAAGGCTTTGGTAAAGCTCTACGACCCCGTGACGGATAACGTGTACTACTGGTACGACACCACCAGCCACAAGCCGTATCTCATAGCGACAAAGACACCCGAGGAGATAATGGAGAAGTTCCCCAGCGTCCTGCGCCACCCGGGGTTCAGCCACTTCGGCGTAGAGGAGAAATACGACGCGCTAAACGACCGGAGGATTCTCGTGACTAAGGTATATGCAAAAGACCCTCTGTCGGTGGGCGGCGGCAGAAACTCGCTGAGGGACATCCTCAAGGAGACTTGGGAGTCGCGGATAAAGTACCACCACAGCTACCTCTTCGACAGAAACGTGATTCCAGGCATGTGGTATAGATCCAACGGGGGCGGCCTCACGCCCATCGAAATTTCAATACCCACGGAGGTCAAGTTCTCACTCGCTAACATCTTCAAACAGGAACACGGCAAGGTGGCAGAGGAGTGGATACCTCTATTCCAGGCACCCATCCCCCACATCAAGAGGGTCGCCATAGACGTGGAGGTCTACACCCCGCAGGAAAACAAAATCCCAGACCCAAAGAGCGCCGAGTATGAAATAATCTCGGTGGCTCTGGTGGGAAGCGACGGGCTGAGGCGGGTGTTGATGCTTAGACGCCCTGGCAGGGATGCCGAGCTGAGGTACAGGCCGGACTACGAGATTCTGTTTTTCGACAGCGAATACGATCTCTTAATGGAGGTCTTCAAAACCATAGTCCAGTACCCGATAGTCATCACCTTCAACGGCGACAACTTCGACCTTCCCTACCTCTACAACAGAGCCATTGCGCTCGGCATACCCAAGGAGGACTTGCCAATAGCCGCCAAGCGGGACTACGTCAGTGTAGCCCCCGGCGTCCACATAGACATGTTCAAGTTCTTTGCTATAAAGGCAATCGAGGCCTACGCCTTTGGCGGCGTGTACAGGGGGGAGAGGGGACTAGACGGGATAGCATACGCAATTCTAGGCGTCGGGAAGGTGGAGAGGCAGAAAAACGTCTCTAGAATGGGCTACTGGGAACTCGCCGAGTACAACTACAGAGACGCCCTCATTACCCTCTACTTCACGCTGTACAACAACGAAATGGTGATGAAGCTAATAATCCTCCTGTCTAGGATAGCTAAAATGCCCATAGAGGACATCACCAGGTCCCAGGTCTCGGCGTGGATCCGCAACATGCTGTACTACGAACACCGCAGGAGGGGGTGGCTTATACCAAACAAGGAGGATATTCTAAACGTAAAGGGGCAGACCCACACAAAAGCCATAATCAAGGGGAAGAAGTACGCGGGGGCCGTGGTGCTGGACCCCCCGCTTGGCATCTTCTTCGATGTGTACGTCCTCGACTTCGCCTCTCTGTACCCCTCGATAATCAGCAAGTGGAACCTCTCGTACGAGACCGTTAACTGTAGGCAAGACGCGGAGAGGCCGATACCGGAGCTACCCCACACAGTCTGCCGCGACAAGCCCGGCCTCACGAGCACCCTGGTGGGCATCTTAAGGGACTTAAGGGTGCACGTCTATAAGAAACTAGCCAAGAAGGCGCCGACGCCAGCCGAGAGGCAGCTGTACGACGTAGTCCAGAGCGCCATGAAGGTTTTTATAAACGCCTCCTACGGCGTTTTCGGCGCCGAGACATTTCCCCTATACTGCCCGCCAGTCGCCGAGCTCACAACAGCCCTGGCTAGGTACATAATGACCAGCACGGTGCTCAAGGCGACGGAGCTGGGCCTAATACCAGTATACGGGGATACGGACTCTCTCTTTCTCTGGAATGTCTCCGAGGAGAAGTTAAAGAAGCTCGTGGCCTACACAGAGGAGCTGGGGATAGATATAGAGCTTGACAAGGTGTATAAATTCGTCATGTTTAGCGGCCGCAAGAAGAACTACCTAGGCGTGACTAGCGACGGGAGCGTCATAGTCAAGGGGATCGTGGCGAAGAAACGCAACGCGCCGCCGCTTGTGAAGGAGCTGGTTGAGGAAATTATAGAAAGTCTAAAGAATATAAACACGGTGGAAGACATCACTAAGGTTCGCGATGCCGTTGTAGCTATGGTTAAAGATACGGAGACCAAGATCAGGGAGAGGAAAACCACTCTGGATAAGCTCGGGATAAAAATCGTTCTGAACAAGAACTTGAATGAATACACGAAGAACAAGCCTCAACACGTCAAGGCGGCTGAGCAGCTGTTGAAATACGGAATTAACGTGGGGCGGGGAGACGCCATAGTCCTAATCAAGACTAAAGACGCAATTGGAGTAAAGCCCATACAATTGGCGAGGATAGACGAGATAGACGAGAAGAAGTACCTGGAGTACATAAACACGTCGCTAGAACAGATACTGGAGGCGATGGGCGTCTCTATCGAGGAGCTACGCGGCGCTACTAGGCTACTCTAA
- a CDS encoding DUF2286 domain-containing protein, producing the protein MSVVAHITKNTVAKREVINKDVMEAVKDVAIELLKAWNPAVSDFIILRDFYSVSYPAPLSKELLEKVRKYSPKRIENRVEVTLPVFEIVHGAQWAGDSLSVGDAVVVFPHIDDATTEEVLRGVVQNLAGQEEGEDLE; encoded by the coding sequence ATGAGCGTCGTTGCGCATATCACAAAAAACACAGTGGCTAAGCGCGAGGTTATTAATAAAGATGTCATGGAGGCGGTTAAGGACGTCGCGATAGAACTCCTAAAGGCGTGGAACCCCGCGGTCTCCGACTTCATAATACTACGGGATTTCTACTCAGTCTCGTACCCAGCGCCCCTCTCTAAGGAGCTCCTCGAAAAAGTTCGGAAGTACTCGCCGAAGAGAATAGAGAATAGAGTGGAGGTAACCCTGCCGGTTTTTGAAATTGTCCACGGGGCCCAGTGGGCTGGGGACAGCTTAAGCGTCGGAGACGCAGTTGTTGTATTCCCCCATATCGACGACGCCACGACTGAGGAGGTGCTGAGGGGGGTGGTGCAAAACCTCGCTGGCCAGGAGGAGGGGGAGGATTTAGAGTAG